A single region of the Pseudomonas granadensis genome encodes:
- a CDS encoding LysE family translocator, with protein MSLETWLLFSGAALVVILIPGPLSLLMISNSLNYGLRRSYPAFLGGVTASICLLSASALGLGALLLASEQLFSALKIVGALYLFYLAWQSWQQSRQPSVGADVPQAAPVPRFRALFTRAFVLGASNPKDILFFAAFLPQFLSAEQPFLPQLLVMIATWTVLDLLCKLAYGLGAHGAARYLRSGKGQSWFNRISAGLFGGAGAASLLSSH; from the coding sequence ATGAGTCTGGAAACCTGGCTGCTGTTCAGTGGCGCTGCGCTGGTGGTGATCCTCATTCCGGGGCCGCTGTCGTTGCTGATGATCAGCAACAGCCTGAACTACGGATTGCGCCGTTCATACCCGGCGTTCCTTGGCGGTGTGACGGCATCGATCTGTCTGCTCAGCGCATCGGCGTTGGGGCTGGGCGCATTGTTGCTCGCTTCCGAGCAACTGTTCAGCGCGCTGAAAATCGTCGGCGCGCTGTACCTGTTCTACCTCGCCTGGCAGAGCTGGCAACAGTCGCGCCAGCCGTCGGTCGGCGCCGACGTCCCGCAAGCCGCACCGGTGCCACGTTTTCGCGCACTGTTCACCCGCGCCTTCGTGCTGGGCGCGAGCAATCCGAAAGACATCCTGTTTTTCGCCGCGTTCCTGCCGCAGTTCCTCAGCGCCGAGCAACCTTTCCTGCCGCAACTGCTGGTGATGATCGCCACCTGGACCGTGCTGGACCTGCTGTGCAAACTGGCCTACGGCCTCGGTGCCCACGGCGCCGCGCGCTACCTGCGCAGCGGCAAGGGCCAGAGCTGGTTCAACCGCATCAGCGCGGGGCTGTTCGGCGGCGCTGGCGCCGCTTCGTTGCTCAGCAGCCACTGA